From Chryseobacterium sp. H1D6B, a single genomic window includes:
- a CDS encoding alpha/beta hydrolase, protein MQKLYWLGIFLGIISCKSIDNKKKITDMAFTPKINQITDHLQKIQVFDGRSPLDISRKGYETMVLQLSGKKEAVAQIEEFTIPQDDHQIPVRLYNPKGKNTAGSPAIIYIHGGWFISGGYETHDAVVRKLANATGAVVLFPDYRLAPEHPFPAGLDDCRAAVKWFIENAQSLGIDSSKIGVMGDSAGGALAAVVSSELGNQLKFQALIYPAADNTFSTKSWETYKEGPVLNKEGGIQAWNWYLPSENDRHNPSAVPILIKDFKNTPPTLIVLAEHDPLRDEGEKLAENMKKSGVSVKTSVYKDMVHGFMHMGGVLTETQAAVDETAVFILENLEK, encoded by the coding sequence ATGCAGAAATTATACTGGTTGGGAATCTTCTTAGGAATTATTTCCTGTAAAAGTATAGACAATAAGAAAAAAATAACAGATATGGCATTCACCCCAAAAATCAATCAGATCACAGATCATTTACAAAAAATACAGGTATTCGACGGCAGAAGTCCTTTGGATATCAGCCGCAAAGGATATGAAACAATGGTACTTCAGTTAAGCGGTAAAAAAGAAGCAGTCGCCCAGATCGAAGAGTTTACAATTCCTCAGGATGATCATCAGATACCTGTGAGATTATATAATCCTAAAGGAAAAAATACAGCTGGTTCACCGGCAATTATTTATATCCACGGCGGATGGTTTATTTCTGGAGGCTATGAAACCCACGATGCTGTTGTCCGTAAACTGGCGAATGCGACGGGAGCTGTTGTTTTATTTCCAGACTACCGCCTCGCCCCGGAACATCCTTTTCCTGCCGGCTTAGATGACTGCAGAGCTGCTGTAAAATGGTTCATAGAAAATGCACAGTCATTAGGAATTGACAGCAGTAAGATCGGGGTTATGGGCGACAGTGCGGGCGGAGCATTGGCTGCAGTTGTATCCAGCGAATTGGGAAATCAATTAAAATTTCAGGCATTAATTTATCCTGCCGCCGACAATACATTCAGTACAAAATCATGGGAAACTTATAAAGAAGGACCCGTACTCAATAAAGAAGGAGGAATACAAGCGTGGAACTGGTATCTCCCGTCAGAAAATGACAGACACAATCCATCAGCTGTTCCTATTTTAATAAAAGATTTTAAAAATACACCGCCCACATTGATAGTATTAGCAGAACACGATCCTTTAAGAGATGAAGGTGAAAAACTGGCAGAGAATATGAAAAAATCCGGTGTTTCCGTGAAGACAAGTGTTTACAAAGATATGGTCCACGGTTTTATGCATATGGGAGGTGTACTCACTGAAACACAAGCTGCAGTGGATGAAACAGCAGTATTTATTCTTGAAAATTTAGAAAAATAA